Proteins encoded together in one Marispirochaeta sp. window:
- a CDS encoding FadR/GntR family transcriptional regulator — translation MMSNKQDNLFGKLNKKKVFEEVAEMIRSLIDAGTLNPGDQLPPERELAEQLGVSRTSVREAIRALELMGEVETRVGVSGGTFIREVSLTHALNVVQTLFRRTNQMVSDIIEVRLILETKSAALAAERRTEDDLKEIYKAIDDMEKDLGSGSIGISSDHAYHLAIARASENDFLFGLSQLVEDLIEQTRELTLSRGGVPEEALKDHRTLADAIRDGKADLAETLMREHLIKAYNISTTG, via the coding sequence ATGATGTCAAACAAACAGGACAATCTATTCGGTAAACTCAACAAGAAAAAGGTATTCGAAGAGGTAGCTGAGATGATTCGAAGCCTTATAGACGCCGGGACCCTCAATCCCGGCGATCAGCTTCCTCCCGAAAGGGAGCTGGCTGAGCAGCTCGGGGTAAGCAGAACATCTGTACGGGAGGCAATCCGGGCACTGGAGCTTATGGGAGAGGTTGAAACACGGGTAGGGGTTTCCGGCGGAACCTTTATTCGCGAAGTTTCTCTTACCCATGCTCTGAATGTAGTACAGACCCTGTTCCGCCGTACCAACCAGATGGTCAGCGATATTATCGAAGTACGTCTGATTCTGGAAACAAAGTCAGCCGCCCTTGCCGCGGAACGCAGGACAGAGGATGATCTTAAAGAGATCTATAAGGCCATCGACGATATGGAAAAGGATCTCGGTTCCGGCAGTATCGGGATCAGTTCTGATCATGCGTACCACCTGGCGATTGCCCGGGCATCGGAGAATGATTTTCTGTTCGGGCTGTCTCAGCTGGTGGAAGATCTTATTGAACAGACCCGGGAGCTTACCCTCTCCCGCGGTGGGGTGCCGGAAGAGGCCCTGAAGGATCACCGCACTCTTGCCGATGCCATACGGGACGGTAAGGCTGACCTGGCAGAAACCCTCATGAGGGAGCACCTGATTAAAGCCTACAATATCAGCACCACTGGCTGA
- a CDS encoding transposase, whose product MLRRAAIRRIATSPIVLEGGFDADGTFVYLPFSGLEKMTEYFRRSVVRFFTEKKLLTEQFAQNLLSWRHSGFSIDNSVRILDESSRENLAQYIARPPVSLKKIHYEGFKGRVLFHTHYNEYFKENVHMFNACDFLAELTQHIPPKGVQLIRRYGLYSSRTKGAWESMPHVAERAPEGWRRRHDSKAVPSTPNGFGSSDDAALPDDSPDARVYRRAWARLLSKVYEINPMVCPKCGSEMKVVAVIQKPAEIDRILRHLVNQGRPPPGFDPASLN is encoded by the coding sequence TTGCTAAGGCGAGCAGCAATCCGCAGGATTGCGACCAGCCCTATTGTTCTCGAGGGAGGCTTTGATGCAGATGGGACATTTGTCTATCTTCCCTTTTCTGGTCTCGAGAAAATGACCGAATACTTCAGACGCTCTGTAGTACGTTTCTTCACGGAAAAAAAGCTGCTCACCGAGCAATTTGCCCAAAATCTACTCTCCTGGCGGCACTCGGGCTTCAGTATAGACAACAGCGTGAGGATTCTTGATGAGAGCTCCCGTGAGAATCTTGCCCAATATATTGCACGTCCACCTGTATCCTTGAAGAAGATCCATTACGAAGGTTTTAAAGGACGGGTGCTGTTTCACACCCATTACAACGAGTATTTCAAGGAAAACGTGCATATGTTCAATGCCTGCGACTTTCTGGCAGAGCTTACACAGCATATCCCTCCGAAGGGTGTACAGCTGATACGGCGGTACGGATTGTACTCTTCCCGCACCAAAGGCGCCTGGGAGTCCATGCCGCATGTTGCAGAACGTGCTCCGGAGGGCTGGAGAAGACGGCACGACAGTAAGGCCGTCCCTTCGACCCCTAATGGTTTCGGGTCCTCCGACGATGCAGCCTTGCCGGATGACTCGCCGGATGCGCGCGTCTACAGGAGGGCCTGGGCCCGCTTGCTTTCAAAGGTCTACGAGATAAATCCTATGGTTTGCCCCAAGTGCGGATCGGAAATGAAAGTGGTAGCGGTAATTCAAAAACCAGCGGAAATTGACCGTATTCTACGGCATCTCGTAAACCAAGGACGGCCACCGCCTGGATTTGATCCGGCTTCTCTGAACTGA
- a CDS encoding PIN domain-containing protein produces MILLDTDICVELLRGNQQVIDKRKEENDSIAVSFMTASELYYGAYKSKKPVENSLHVEEFLLTVNIIQSNIRISKLFGQLKSRLQLTGAPIEDADVFIAATCLDGCEKLITGNVKHYNRIDELKIENWIR; encoded by the coding sequence ATGATTCTTCTTGATACAGATATCTGTGTTGAATTACTGCGTGGAAACCAGCAAGTAATAGATAAAAGAAAAGAAGAAAACGATAGTATTGCAGTATCGTTCATGACAGCTTCTGAACTGTATTATGGAGCGTATAAATCTAAAAAACCGGTAGAAAATAGCTTACATGTTGAAGAGTTTTTACTAACGGTAAATATAATCCAAAGCAATATAAGAATATCAAAATTGTTTGGACAACTTAAAAGCAGACTGCAGTTAACCGGAGCTCCAATAGAAGATGCAGATGTTTTTATTGCAGCAACATGTCTGGATGGATGTGAGAAGCTGATAACGGGAAATGTAAAACACTATAACCGCATCGATGAGCTTAAAATTGAGAATTGGATACGGTAA
- a CDS encoding transposase zinc-binding domain-containing protein, with product MTVRDIFIAYGPSYLNEFGPRIPRHHRKVIQAITHCRTPSLGTILCRCESCGQTIELFRSCGNRHCPACQGEKAHIWLERRLERLVPVPHFMITFTVPAPFRTLFRQHQRFAYAAFFAATSGIMKKLASEQTWFPGDVPGFFGVLHTWGRQLQYHPHIHYVVPGGAFSSDDHSRHPCRKAFYLPVRVAANLFLLSHKALRVFFRHDRRLFAEISKMIFAMVSDFYLEVAGKEIDTGMVIAHLRFLRSKIPCAHPI from the coding sequence ATGACCGTGCGTGATATCTTTATCGCTTACGGGCCATCATACCTCAACGAGTTCGGCCCGCGGATCCCCCGGCACCACAGGAAAGTCATTCAGGCGATCACGCACTGCAGAACTCCCTCCCTCGGGACCATTCTTTGCCGCTGTGAATCGTGCGGCCAGACCATTGAGCTGTTCCGTTCCTGCGGCAACCGCCACTGTCCTGCCTGTCAGGGAGAGAAAGCGCACATCTGGCTTGAGCGCCGACTCGAGCGCTTGGTACCAGTGCCGCATTTCATGATTACCTTCACCGTTCCGGCGCCGTTCCGCACGCTATTTCGACAGCATCAACGATTCGCCTATGCCGCCTTTTTCGCCGCCACGTCCGGTATCATGAAAAAACTTGCTTCCGAACAGACCTGGTTTCCGGGGGATGTTCCGGGATTCTTCGGCGTACTGCATACCTGGGGCCGGCAACTCCAGTACCACCCTCACATCCACTATGTCGTTCCCGGTGGTGCTTTCTCTTCAGACGATCATAGCCGGCACCCTTGCCGGAAGGCATTCTATCTTCCCGTCCGCGTAGCAGCTAATTTGTTTTTACTTTCCCATAAAGCCCTACGGGTATTCTTTCGCCACGACAGGAGACTTTTTGCAGAAATTTCGAAAATGATATTCGCCATGGTCAGCGATTTCTACCTGGAAGTTGCCGGTAAAGAGATAGACACCGGAATGGTCATTGCCCATCTCAGGTTTTTGCGAAGCAAAATACCATGCGCACACCCCATATAA
- a CDS encoding site-specific integrase, protein MTNENHDWYTKMVRTLRINGKSSRTQQAYTRAVRQLTAHCRKNPEAISEQELEDYFLFRRNESQWAPKTLNLSYCAVRFCYLHVCHREWKLLSILKAQKEERLPHIPSGETIHHIFSCVTTFHNFVFFATVYSCGLRLQEALHIQPADIDGQRMILHVHRGKGSKDRYVPIPSETLVLLRRYWKTHRNRQLIFPALGRGHTTGATATTPMNRASVQGALARAVKKAGISHHISIHTLRHSYATHLLEQGVNIRTIQRYMGHSSLETTMRYLHLTRKGQEDAFGIINTWMSGFSHDRA, encoded by the coding sequence ATGACAAATGAAAACCACGATTGGTACACAAAAATGGTCCGCACGCTCCGGATCAACGGCAAGAGCAGCAGAACACAACAGGCCTACACGCGAGCTGTCCGGCAACTGACCGCTCACTGCCGGAAAAACCCTGAAGCGATCAGCGAACAGGAACTGGAAGACTACTTCCTCTTTCGCAGGAATGAGAGTCAGTGGGCCCCCAAGACCCTCAATCTCTCGTATTGCGCTGTCAGGTTCTGCTATCTCCACGTGTGTCACCGCGAATGGAAACTCCTTTCCATCCTCAAAGCTCAAAAAGAGGAGCGTCTGCCGCACATCCCGTCCGGAGAGACGATCCATCACATCTTCTCCTGCGTCACCACCTTCCACAACTTTGTTTTCTTCGCCACCGTCTACTCCTGCGGGCTTCGCCTGCAGGAAGCATTACACATCCAACCGGCCGACATTGATGGTCAGCGCATGATTCTGCATGTCCATCGCGGCAAAGGTTCAAAGGACCGCTACGTTCCTATCCCCTCAGAAACCCTGGTCCTGCTCAGGCGGTATTGGAAAACCCATCGCAACCGGCAGCTCATCTTTCCTGCCCTGGGGAGGGGACATACCACAGGAGCAACCGCAACAACCCCGATGAATCGGGCCAGTGTGCAAGGGGCGCTCGCCCGCGCAGTGAAAAAAGCCGGAATCTCACACCATATCTCCATCCATACCCTCCGGCACAGCTATGCCACTCATCTCCTTGAACAGGGGGTGAACATCAGGACAATCCAGCGCTACATGGGGCACTCCAGCCTGGAGACCACCATGCGCTACCTCCACCTGACCCGTAAAGGACAGGAGGACGCTTTCGGTATCATCAACACATGGATGTCAGGATTCTCCCATGACCGTGCGTGA
- a CDS encoding dihydrodipicolinate synthase family protein has translation MGNTDSTLLYGITTAMVSLFKEDSSIDLESTRKFTEFLIEKGVHCLYPLGTTGEMYRLTADERKQIAEAVISQAKGRVPVYIHVGAMVQDEVLELAKHAAASGADGIGAVTPAYFGANPREIREFYLTLADSVPSGYPVYLYGIPQLAVNDLPTSLVEEIARERENIVGIKYSCADFRRTAEYARVRGGDFSVMHGSDALLPAIMSLGCDGTVSGCSSAYPEPYVAMYEAIQANDWDTARFHQHFADDYANVLRNGGNMAYFKAALCYRGIISDYQMRAPQLKLTADEEKAFFADLKDLDARYAEEKRKRGIQ, from the coding sequence ATGGGGAATACCGACAGTACACTTTTATATGGAATAACAACTGCAATGGTCAGTCTCTTCAAGGAAGACAGCAGCATTGATCTTGAATCCACCAGAAAATTTACTGAGTTTCTTATCGAAAAGGGGGTCCATTGTCTTTATCCGTTGGGTACTACCGGTGAAATGTACCGCCTGACAGCGGATGAACGCAAACAGATTGCAGAAGCTGTAATCTCACAGGCAAAGGGCCGGGTACCTGTCTATATCCATGTCGGAGCCATGGTTCAGGATGAGGTTCTTGAGCTGGCAAAGCATGCTGCAGCTTCCGGTGCTGATGGCATAGGGGCGGTAACTCCTGCCTATTTCGGTGCGAATCCGAGGGAAATCAGGGAATTCTACCTTACTCTGGCGGATTCGGTACCCTCGGGGTATCCGGTTTATCTCTACGGTATTCCGCAGCTTGCGGTTAATGACCTGCCCACGTCTCTGGTGGAGGAGATCGCCCGGGAAAGAGAAAACATCGTGGGAATCAAGTACAGCTGTGCGGATTTCCGCAGAACCGCCGAGTATGCACGTGTCCGGGGGGGAGACTTCTCGGTAATGCACGGATCTGACGCACTACTCCCCGCCATTATGTCCCTGGGCTGTGACGGTACGGTATCCGGTTGTTCTTCTGCTTATCCCGAACCCTATGTGGCAATGTACGAGGCTATACAGGCAAATGACTGGGATACAGCCCGGTTTCATCAGCATTTTGCCGACGATTATGCCAATGTTCTTCGCAACGGCGGCAATATGGCCTATTTCAAAGCCGCCCTGTGTTATCGGGGCATCATTTCTGATTATCAGATGCGTGCTCCTCAACTGAAGCTTACAGCGGATGAAGAGAAGGCATTCTTCGCCGATCTCAAGGACCTTGATGCCCGCTATGCGGAGGAAAAACGTAAACGTGGTATTCAGTGA
- a CDS encoding FadR/GntR family transcriptional regulator produces MPSKRPKVYEEVVATLEHIIDRDNLTAGDRLPSESELAEMMEVGTRSIREAYTTLRTMGIVEVQHGKGIFLAENSMDHFLESLATSIKFTYSDTRTLLLELTDVRLLIETGIIHDFALQRSDEDIKNLTAIVDDMRKFNTDQDLNNFNLKDLEFHAYLVQSIPNRIIKSLYIHLQRLLRQSIELTQYYGGEESLCLDQHKMMLELIEKGDGEGARRVLFEHLRRTRNTVESLEL; encoded by the coding sequence ATGCCGAGCAAGCGACCAAAGGTATACGAGGAGGTTGTTGCAACCCTTGAACATATCATTGACAGGGATAATCTGACAGCCGGAGACCGGCTGCCTTCTGAATCTGAGCTTGCTGAAATGATGGAGGTGGGAACCAGGTCGATTCGCGAAGCCTACACCACCCTCAGGACCATGGGGATTGTTGAAGTTCAGCACGGAAAGGGAATTTTTCTGGCAGAGAACAGTATGGATCATTTCCTGGAATCCCTGGCTACTTCGATTAAATTCACCTATTCAGATACCCGTACACTGCTTTTAGAATTGACCGATGTCCGCCTGCTTATTGAAACCGGCATAATTCATGATTTTGCACTTCAACGCTCTGACGAAGATATAAAAAACCTCACCGCGATTGTTGATGATATGCGCAAATTCAATACGGACCAGGATCTGAATAATTTCAATCTGAAAGACCTTGAGTTTCATGCATACCTTGTCCAGAGCATTCCCAACCGTATTATTAAATCACTCTACATCCACCTTCAAAGGCTGCTGAGGCAGAGTATTGAACTTACCCAGTATTACGGAGGAGAAGAATCACTCTGCCTGGATCAGCATAAGATGATGCTGGAACTGATAGAAAAAGGCGATGGAGAGGGTGCACGCCGGGTACTTTTTGAACACCTGCGGCGCACACGAAATACAGTAGAGTCTCTGGAGCTCTGA
- a CDS encoding transaldolase family protein, which yields MKYLSPLHEAAVRFPQTELWNDSCGAAEVKFAMERGAVGATSNPVIVGGILKEEMQNWRGRIDSLLADEIPEALDEELCWKLTEEAGRASSQMFMPMFLETDGKRGWQALQVNPRYYRSTEKTVAHARALALLNKNILIKMPVSTAAVGAIEECIYHGVSVNGTVFFGIPQAVAVAEAMERGLKRREADGLSISELNPSCTIMVGRINDYMTALVARDNLPVDPDSVELAGVAIMKKAYTLFRERGYRLRILGSLNHSHWLWSHFLGGDLILTVNPVWWKRLEGCSVVVEDRMDQQVSDEVIEELIGTYP from the coding sequence ATGAAATATTTAAGTCCTCTCCATGAAGCTGCGGTACGTTTTCCCCAGACGGAACTCTGGAATGATTCCTGCGGTGCAGCAGAGGTGAAATTTGCCATGGAACGGGGGGCCGTTGGAGCGACATCCAACCCGGTCATAGTCGGTGGAATCCTGAAAGAGGAGATGCAGAACTGGCGCGGAAGAATAGATTCCCTCCTTGCTGATGAGATTCCCGAAGCCTTGGATGAGGAGCTCTGCTGGAAACTCACCGAGGAGGCTGGTAGAGCCAGTTCTCAAATGTTTATGCCCATGTTCCTGGAAACAGATGGAAAGCGGGGCTGGCAGGCACTTCAGGTCAATCCACGCTACTATCGCAGTACGGAAAAAACAGTAGCTCACGCAAGGGCCCTGGCTTTACTGAATAAAAATATTCTTATTAAGATGCCTGTTTCTACTGCGGCCGTCGGGGCGATTGAGGAGTGTATCTATCACGGTGTCAGTGTTAACGGAACCGTCTTTTTCGGTATACCCCAGGCGGTTGCGGTTGCGGAGGCGATGGAGCGGGGACTGAAGCGGCGGGAAGCGGATGGTCTGTCCATTTCCGAACTTAATCCAAGCTGTACAATAATGGTTGGAAGAATCAACGATTACATGACTGCCCTGGTCGCGAGAGATAATCTGCCGGTGGATCCCGACTCCGTCGAACTTGCCGGGGTGGCTATCATGAAAAAGGCCTACACCCTGTTCCGGGAACGGGGCTACCGCCTGCGGATCCTTGGATCGCTGAATCACAGCCACTGGCTCTGGTCCCATTTTCTGGGCGGAGATCTGATTCTTACCGTAAATCCTGTCTGGTGGAAGCGCCTGGAAGGCTGTTCTGTAGTTGTGGAAGACCGCATGGATCAGCAGGTTTCGGATGAGGTTATCGAAGAGCTGATTGGAACATATCCCTGA